The segment GCCGTGGCCGACCCGCACTTCGCCTGTCTCGGTGTCGGCAAGTTCGGGCTCTGCATCGGCCCTCCCGGCACCTGACCGCCGAAGGGGTCCGTCAGGGCAGTCGGGCCTGCATCAGGTAGACCTCGTAGGGCCCGTACTGCGACATGGTGAAGTAGATGTCGCGACCGGTCTCCACCGGCACCAGGTACGGGGCATAGAGCTCGGGGTAGTCGGCGGCGGTGGCCACCACCTGCTCACTGCTCCACGGGC is part of the Acidimicrobiales bacterium genome and harbors:
- a CDS encoding DUF4185 domain-containing protein yields the protein GQPSGRSRARDRRGGGDRAGLGLQDPGGQQVDAGRLRLAVVLRTAAQLTGPWSSEQVVATAADYPELYAPYLVPVETGRDIYFTMSQYGPYEVYLMQARLP